From a single Intestinibaculum porci genomic region:
- a CDS encoding DUF5722 domain-containing protein, whose product MKRVLISVMTLTMMFGIMSGKVQSVQAAATSFQVSVTSSKVTINVKGYKTSGTIYGYDANSYAKKDSLKGISKDLTNTGSFKVGSYTKGKSQTYSFDRYTKEGKDLLYSKYYLLSSSGKIIKGPVYATKITSVKKKIGFTQNTKKGLYNENSTNMSYAKDLGVSSITVNLDLASLMYVNSHPEGSIAFKSQGKTYYFDASMVANYDAMISTASKKSMNVIAIIAAWKTSDTNRFSSSLRYKSSVGSPLLGTNTSNDIGRDEYIAMMEFLANRYSKSKSKGLINTYVISNEIDFTPYFYNCKSLNTFMAEYERSLRLANLAVKKYAGDANVAVPFTHYWNGDENKLGKENSGYSLKPYQMLNWLAKTTNAQGAYDWAIAPHIYSSLNTKSNFLKDDSKRGWVNGNYKTSKQLTFTNVEILQKYLSTSALKYNGKIRFVYLTESGVSSSSNSTKAKNEQAASLAYVYLKIANLSCIKSFNYYRLQDHEAESKHHLSIGLLTTAGKKKPAYTVYKNIDTYNMRTTANKYLKYLSFYKNGKTYYSVANGKIKSYQTPMSVFSGYKWSFSFRNALKSSLKKNDPGMIYNVKASKKTKTAMTISYRKAVAATGYRIKVNGKTKVTTKKTSARITGLKSKKSYKITVQAYKTVKGKKHYGFTTSVTLKTK is encoded by the coding sequence ATGAAACGAGTATTGATCAGCGTGATGACGCTGACCATGATGTTTGGGATTATGAGTGGAAAGGTGCAAAGTGTTCAGGCCGCAGCCACATCATTTCAGGTTTCTGTTACGTCATCAAAAGTGACAATAAATGTGAAGGGATATAAAACATCGGGGACAATCTATGGCTATGATGCCAATAGCTATGCAAAAAAGGATAGCCTTAAAGGCATCAGCAAGGATCTGACCAATACGGGCTCTTTTAAAGTCGGTAGTTATACCAAAGGGAAAAGTCAGACATATAGTTTTGATCGCTATACCAAAGAAGGGAAGGATCTTCTCTATAGTAAGTATTATCTGCTTTCAAGCAGTGGCAAGATTATTAAGGGACCGGTCTATGCTACTAAAATCACCTCAGTTAAAAAGAAGATTGGCTTTACGCAAAATACCAAAAAGGGACTCTATAATGAAAATAGTACGAATATGTCATATGCCAAGGATTTAGGCGTATCATCCATTACAGTGAATTTAGATTTAGCTTCATTAATGTATGTTAATTCGCATCCGGAAGGATCAATTGCTTTCAAATCACAGGGGAAGACTTATTATTTTGATGCGTCCATGGTCGCTAATTATGATGCGATGATCAGCACTGCCAGCAAGAAAAGTATGAATGTCATTGCGATTATTGCGGCCTGGAAAACCAGTGATACCAATCGCTTTTCTTCTTCATTGCGTTACAAATCTTCAGTAGGGTCACCGTTATTAGGGACCAATACTTCTAATGATATCGGCCGTGATGAATATATCGCGATGATGGAGTTCCTCGCTAACCGTTATTCGAAAAGCAAGTCAAAAGGGCTGATTAACACTTATGTGATCTCTAATGAAATTGATTTCACGCCCTATTTCTATAACTGTAAGTCGCTGAATACTTTTATGGCCGAATATGAACGCTCTCTGCGTTTAGCCAACTTAGCGGTAAAGAAGTATGCTGGTGATGCGAACGTGGCGGTGCCATTTACTCATTACTGGAATGGTGATGAAAACAAATTAGGAAAAGAAAACAGCGGTTATTCGCTTAAACCTTATCAGATGCTCAACTGGTTAGCGAAAACAACCAATGCGCAAGGAGCGTATGACTGGGCGATTGCGCCACATATTTATAGTTCTTTAAATACGAAAAGTAATTTCTTGAAAGACGATTCTAAACGTGGCTGGGTCAATGGCAACTATAAAACAAGTAAGCAGCTGACTTTTACGAATGTGGAAATCCTGCAAAAATATTTATCGACATCTGCTTTAAAATATAATGGGAAAATACGCTTTGTCTATTTAACGGAAAGCGGTGTTTCTTCTTCAAGTAACAGCACCAAAGCGAAAAACGAACAGGCTGCCTCTTTAGCTTACGTGTATCTGAAGATTGCTAATTTAAGCTGTATTAAGAGCTTCAACTATTATCGTCTGCAGGATCATGAAGCAGAAAGCAAGCATCACTTATCGATTGGCTTATTAACGACGGCTGGAAAGAAGAAACCGGCTTATACGGTTTATAAAAATATTGATACGTATAACATGCGAACAACTGCCAATAAATATCTGAAATACCTCAGCTTCTATAAAAACGGAAAGACGTATTACAGCGTTGCTAATGGTAAGATCAAGTCCTACCAGACACCGATGTCCGTTTTTAGTGGGTATAAATGGTCCTTTAGTTTCCGTAATGCCTTAAAAAGTTCATTAAAAAAGAATGATCCAGGCATGATCTACAATGTCAAGGCATCGAAAAAGACGAAAACCGCGATGACAATTTCTTACCGTAAAGCAGTCGCAGCGACGGGTTATCGTATCAAAGTGAATGGCAAGACGAAAGTGACAACGAAAAAAACATCAGCCCGCATCACCGGACTGAAATCTAAAAAGTCATATAAAATTACAGTGCAGGCTTATAAAACGGTGAAAGGCAAGAAACATTATGGCTTTACCACAAGCGTGACTCTCAAAACGAAATAA
- a CDS encoding RDAC family protein: protein MYTSQVDFLLIDRINHALKEASLPYEVHAYSGCAACGLHLVFQEDTQRKEALDVINKILKTKWLAIVENEQDPTMLYVKSTFE from the coding sequence ATGTATACGAGCCAAGTCGATTTTTTACTTATTGATCGCATCAATCATGCTTTGAAAGAGGCTTCTTTACCTTATGAAGTCCATGCCTATAGCGGCTGCGCCGCATGCGGTTTACACCTGGTTTTCCAAGAGGACACGCAGCGAAAAGAAGCTTTAGACGTTATTAATAAGATTTTAAAGACAAAGTGGTTAGCAATTGTCGAAAACGAGCAGGATCCAACAATGTTATATGTGAAATCAACTTTTGAATAA
- the trhA gene encoding PAQR family membrane homeostasis protein TrhA, translated as MSRTKLADRVLPTYTRGEEIFNMVTHIVGGAIGVAALVLCIVRSALHHSGFGIASSIVYGISMILLYTMSSIYHGLSPKHDIAKKVFQIMDHCTIFVLIAGTYTPILLCSIMKASVVWAWVLFGIIWSVTALGITLNAIDIKAFEKFSMACYLVMGWCIIFKFNLVMQTMDLKGIILLVLGGVAYTIGTLFYGKQKTTKYMHSIWHLWILVGTLLHFLCIYLYVL; from the coding sequence ATGTCACGAACAAAATTAGCGGATCGTGTATTACCAACTTACACAAGAGGAGAAGAAATCTTTAATATGGTGACCCATATTGTTGGCGGTGCGATCGGCGTGGCCGCATTAGTGCTCTGCATTGTCCGTTCCGCTTTGCATCATAGCGGCTTTGGGATCGCTTCAAGCATTGTTTATGGGATCTCAATGATTTTATTATATACCATGAGTTCGATTTATCATGGCTTATCACCAAAGCATGATATTGCGAAAAAAGTTTTTCAGATCATGGATCACTGCACGATTTTCGTGCTTATTGCCGGCACCTATACACCGATTCTTTTATGCAGTATTATGAAAGCATCTGTCGTGTGGGCTTGGGTCTTATTTGGCATCATCTGGAGTGTCACTGCATTAGGTATTACCCTTAATGCCATTGATATTAAAGCTTTTGAAAAGTTCTCAATGGCTTGTTACTTAGTGATGGGCTGGTGTATTATCTTTAAGTTTAACTTAGTGATGCAGACAATGGATCTGAAAGGCATTATTTTATTAGTATTAGGCGGTGTTGCTTATACTATTGGGACGCTTTTCTATGGTAAGCAGAAAACGACAAAATATATGCATAGTATCTGGCATTTATGGATCTTAGTGGGAACGCTTCTCCATTTCTTATGTATTTATCTTTATGTTTTGTAA
- a CDS encoding Cof-type HAD-IIB family hydrolase produces MGKKAVFFDADGTILKRNVIRPSVIASLTKLQEKGILTVLSTGRSLPSIHASALNDIDLSNVISAAGGCVIIDHKVVSHDYLTYDHLKELIDYLDSYGLYYTLECNDYLYIRKGTLDHHKRRFAVDDNASTEEKAKCAKRLHNFLVQLKETDDPLSLHVNKIHWFENDAMYDSGKTPLSFEDINAKFGDRFNVNPLSFMPGNGGGEINEKAITKAKGMDLIIKHYHIEADDVYAIGDGFNDLQMLDHAAHAIAMGNAPKAVKEACEYVTDDIDHDGFQKAFQHYHLI; encoded by the coding sequence ATGGGGAAGAAAGCTGTTTTCTTTGACGCGGATGGGACCATACTCAAAAGAAATGTCATTCGTCCAAGCGTCATCGCTTCTTTAACAAAATTACAGGAGAAAGGGATCTTAACGGTTTTATCAACTGGTCGTTCACTGCCATCGATTCATGCGAGTGCCCTCAATGATATTGATTTAAGCAATGTGATCAGCGCCGCTGGCGGCTGCGTGATCATCGATCATAAGGTGGTTTCACATGATTATCTCACATATGATCATTTAAAAGAGTTAATCGATTATCTTGATAGCTATGGCCTTTATTATACGTTAGAATGCAATGATTATCTCTATATCAGAAAAGGAACTTTGGATCATCATAAAAGGCGCTTTGCGGTTGACGACAATGCCAGTACTGAAGAGAAAGCCAAATGCGCAAAACGTCTTCATAACTTTTTGGTGCAGCTCAAAGAAACGGATGATCCGCTCTCTTTGCATGTCAATAAAATTCACTGGTTTGAAAATGATGCCATGTATGATTCTGGTAAGACACCATTAAGTTTTGAAGACATCAATGCAAAATTTGGTGATCGCTTCAATGTTAATCCATTATCTTTTATGCCTGGCAATGGTGGCGGTGAAATTAATGAAAAAGCGATTACCAAAGCGAAAGGAATGGATCTGATCATCAAACATTATCATATTGAGGCTGATGATGTGTATGCTATTGGGGATGGCTTTAATGATTTACAGATGCTTGACCACGCAGCGCATGCGATCGCCATGGGTAATGCGCCCAAAGCAGTCAAAGAAGCCTGTGAATATGTCACGGATGATATCGATCATGATGGCTTCCAAAAAGCGTTCCAGCATTATCATCTGATCTAA
- a CDS encoding GGDEF domain-containing protein, translated as MELFKHHSRKEIVNTFLYGGLDNKTYRKIKGRLYQRNIKNLRDIAFFLMIYDILYLLCVLSGLFSKHFIVPYSYLAVISIAYFLLSETSVFRHEKIGRIIYNCFICLFFLFSTLMGTKYSYSGLAVTFNVILVLLPFLFIDPPRYNIPLVISNVVIFIIFTSLYKSGKILFDDIFDATIFGLLAIYCNFVLTSKLIRQFAYEMTIENEKNFDGLTKVYTKELSEHLIAEALKKGYCGVLLIIDIDHFKTFNDSFGHIYGDEVLREVAASLRKNFRQEDIIGRFGGDEFIVFMKDATLENAKKKTDDFMNTLMDTFKEKSPVTCSIGMAEVKNVTTYKSLLKKADTALYYSKKHGRNQYHVFKNDA; from the coding sequence ATGGAACTCTTTAAACATCATTCCCGCAAAGAAATTGTCAACACCTTCTTATACGGCGGGTTAGATAACAAAACCTATCGCAAAATCAAAGGCCGACTTTATCAGCGTAATATTAAGAACTTACGTGATATTGCTTTCTTTCTAATGATTTATGATATTTTGTATTTATTGTGTGTGTTAAGCGGACTCTTTTCTAAACATTTTATCGTCCCTTATAGCTATCTTGCCGTTATTTCTATCGCTTATTTCCTGCTTTCGGAAACCTCTGTCTTTCGTCATGAGAAAATCGGCCGCATTATTTATAACTGCTTTATCTGCCTGTTTTTTTTATTTTCCACGCTGATGGGCACCAAATATTCTTACAGCGGCCTAGCAGTGACTTTTAATGTCATTCTTGTTTTACTGCCCTTTTTATTCATCGATCCGCCCCGTTACAATATACCGCTAGTCATTTCCAATGTCGTCATCTTTATCATCTTTACTTCTCTTTACAAAAGCGGAAAGATCTTATTTGATGATATCTTCGATGCGACGATCTTCGGCTTACTGGCGATCTATTGTAACTTTGTCCTGACATCGAAGCTGATTCGGCAGTTCGCCTATGAAATGACCATTGAAAATGAAAAGAACTTTGATGGCCTGACCAAAGTCTATACCAAAGAGCTGAGTGAACATTTGATTGCCGAAGCCTTAAAGAAAGGCTACTGCGGCGTTTTACTCATTATTGACATCGATCATTTTAAAACCTTCAATGATTCTTTCGGACATATCTATGGTGATGAAGTTTTACGTGAAGTCGCTGCTTCATTACGGAAAAACTTTCGTCAGGAAGATATCATCGGCCGTTTTGGCGGCGACGAGTTTATTGTCTTTATGAAAGATGCCACGCTCGAGAACGCCAAAAAGAAAACAGATGATTTTATGAACACGTTAATGGACACCTTTAAAGAGAAAAGTCCGGTCACCTGCTCGATTGGCATGGCGGAAGTCAAAAACGTTACCACTTATAAAAGTCTTCTTAAAAAAGCCGATACCGCTCTCTATTATTCTAAAAAGCACGGTCGCAATCAATACCATGTATTTAAAAACGATGCCTAA
- the lspA gene encoding signal peptidase II, with protein sequence MQTITKKTVIGYGVIAALVVVFDLLSKAMIVSHMHLYQSITLIPHFFLLTYIQNRGAAWGIMQGRLGLFSLIGIAAGIAMVYYFFKSQKEQVLLRLGLALAFGGMLGNLYDRLILGYVRDFLNFYIFGYDFPVFNVADMGVTIGMALIILQFVIEEYKVWTLKKSMPK encoded by the coding sequence ATGCAGACAATAACGAAAAAAACAGTCATCGGCTATGGGGTGATCGCTGCGCTGGTGGTCGTCTTCGATCTGCTTAGTAAAGCGATGATTGTGTCTCATATGCATTTATATCAGAGTATCACGCTGATTCCTCATTTCTTCTTGTTAACCTATATCCAGAATCGCGGCGCCGCCTGGGGGATTATGCAAGGCCGGTTAGGGCTCTTTAGTCTGATCGGGATCGCCGCCGGCATCGCGATGGTTTATTACTTTTTTAAGAGCCAGAAAGAGCAAGTCCTTTTGCGTTTAGGTTTAGCGTTGGCTTTTGGCGGGATGTTAGGCAATTTATATGATCGTTTAATCTTAGGCTATGTCCGTGATTTCCTGAATTTCTATATCTTTGGATATGATTTTCCAGTTTTCAATGTTGCAGATATGGGCGTGACGATCGGAATGGCTCTGATTATCTTACAATTTGTGATCGAGGAGTATAAGGTATGGACATTAAAAAAATCAATGCCGAAGTAA
- a CDS encoding RluA family pseudouridine synthase translates to MDIKKINAEVTDANVRLDKTLMKYLTDVSRTNVQNYIKEGYVTVNGKKAKASMKCAAGDEIEVTIPEPENTDILPEDIPLDIVYEDHDVIVVNKPSGMIVHPSAGVYSGTLVNALLYHCDDLSGINGVTRPGIVHRIDKETSGLLMVAKNDFAHQSLAKQLEAHSVTRRYIALVHGVINHNLGRIEAPIGRDPKDRQKMAVSAHNSKSAITNFKVLERYNDMTLVECRLETGRTHQIRVHMQYIGHPVYGDPKYGYKSDDQSHGQYLHAKVLGFVHPRTQEELYFESDLPDYFQEKIDELRGEADES, encoded by the coding sequence ATGGACATTAAAAAAATCAATGCCGAAGTAACAGACGCTAATGTGCGTTTAGATAAAACTTTAATGAAATATTTAACGGATGTATCACGCACCAATGTGCAAAATTACATCAAAGAGGGGTATGTCACCGTCAATGGCAAAAAAGCTAAAGCGAGCATGAAATGCGCGGCTGGCGATGAAATTGAAGTGACGATTCCAGAACCTGAAAATACCGATATCTTACCAGAAGATATCCCTTTAGATATTGTTTATGAAGATCATGATGTGATTGTCGTCAATAAGCCCTCGGGGATGATCGTCCATCCTAGTGCGGGGGTGTATAGCGGGACTTTAGTGAATGCACTGCTTTACCACTGTGACGATTTATCTGGCATTAATGGCGTCACGCGTCCGGGCATCGTGCACCGCATCGATAAGGAAACCTCGGGTTTATTAATGGTTGCTAAAAATGATTTTGCCCATCAGTCACTCGCTAAGCAGTTAGAAGCGCACAGTGTGACGAGACGTTATATCGCCTTAGTACATGGCGTGATCAATCATAATTTAGGCCGCATTGAAGCGCCGATTGGCCGCGATCCGAAAGATCGTCAGAAGATGGCCGTTTCAGCCCATAATTCCAAATCCGCTATCACAAATTTTAAAGTGTTAGAGCGTTACAATGATATGACTTTAGTGGAATGCCGCCTGGAGACTGGACGTACACATCAGATTCGTGTCCATATGCAATATATTGGGCATCCAGTTTATGGGGATCCAAAATATGGCTATAAGAGCGATGATCAAAGTCATGGGCAGTACTTACATGCAAAAGTTTTAGGTTTTGTGCATCCGCGCACGCAGGAAGAATTGTATTTTGAAAGTGATCTGCCGGATTATTTTCAAGAAAAGATTGATGAATTAAGAGGTGAGGCTGATGAGTCATAA
- a CDS encoding deoxycytidylate deaminase, whose protein sequence is MSHKIITWDEYFMGVAKLSSFRSKDPNTQVGACIVNPENKIVGVGYNGLPWGCEDTEFPWSVREGNLYDTKYPYVVHAELNAILNSTQKLNDCRIYVSLFPCHECAKAIIQSGIKEIVYEDDKYDGTPSNRASKRMLDVAKVRYRQIKGIDIEVKEG, encoded by the coding sequence ATGAGTCATAAAATTATTACCTGGGATGAATACTTTATGGGCGTTGCCAAGCTTTCAAGCTTCCGCTCGAAAGATCCTAATACCCAGGTTGGCGCCTGTATTGTCAATCCGGAAAATAAAATTGTCGGCGTTGGCTATAATGGCTTGCCTTGGGGCTGCGAGGATACAGAATTTCCTTGGAGTGTTCGTGAAGGGAATCTTTATGACACCAAATATCCCTATGTCGTTCATGCGGAGTTAAACGCGATTCTTAATTCCACGCAGAAACTCAATGACTGCCGGATTTATGTTTCTTTATTTCCTTGTCATGAATGCGCCAAAGCAATTATTCAGTCTGGCATTAAAGAAATTGTTTACGAAGATGACAAATATGATGGCACGCCAAGCAATCGTGCCTCTAAGCGGATGTTAGATGTCGCAAAGGTCCGTTATCGTCAGATTAAAGGCATCGATATTGAAGTGAAAGAAGGGTAA
- the rnhC gene encoding ribonuclease HIII, giving the protein MEPIKVEISKNTLNKMRKFYDSQMVPFEDDTILLKAHAIGCDVVVDTSLVATFTGQNAIHEAKHWSRKLATRIKKAKESNEFCKVHHIGAAETGSNDYLGPLCVVACYVPQENISFIKDLQIDDVDALTPQEIVEYAKEIKSKVIFSLLVLDNSHYNKMIDSGINQANIRARLFNQAIVNVLQKAKTTVEFKVIDQFVSPKTYFNYLKSEVIVVKDLMFEEHADEQYMAVLAAEIISKYAYLQYFASMSKSLKMKLIRGNSAAVDQVAADICAKYGEKILRKVAKLNFTNTKRVNAMMKGK; this is encoded by the coding sequence GTGGAACCAATTAAAGTCGAGATTAGCAAAAATACGTTGAATAAAATGAGAAAATTTTATGATAGTCAAATGGTTCCATTTGAAGATGATACAATTCTTCTCAAAGCCCATGCGATAGGCTGTGATGTTGTCGTCGATACATCTTTAGTCGCCACATTCACAGGTCAGAATGCGATCCACGAAGCGAAGCACTGGAGCAGAAAACTTGCCACCAGAATCAAGAAAGCCAAAGAATCCAATGAATTCTGTAAAGTGCACCATATCGGTGCCGCGGAAACCGGCTCAAATGATTACCTTGGTCCGCTATGCGTCGTTGCCTGCTATGTACCACAGGAAAACATCAGTTTCATCAAAGATTTGCAGATTGATGATGTTGATGCGTTAACCCCGCAGGAAATTGTCGAATATGCCAAGGAGATCAAATCCAAAGTGATCTTCTCACTGCTCGTTTTGGATAATTCACATTACAACAAGATGATCGATTCCGGAATTAATCAGGCGAATATTCGTGCCCGTCTCTTCAATCAGGCCATAGTCAATGTCTTACAAAAGGCTAAGACAACCGTAGAATTCAAAGTCATCGATCAGTTTGTCTCACCAAAAACTTACTTCAATTATCTTAAGAGTGAGGTCATCGTCGTAAAAGATCTGATGTTTGAAGAACATGCCGATGAACAGTACATGGCGGTCCTCGCTGCCGAAATCATTTCTAAATATGCTTATCTTCAGTATTTTGCATCAATGTCGAAGAGCCTGAAGATGAAATTAATCCGTGGTAATAGCGCTGCTGTTGATCAGGTCGCTGCTGATATCTGCGCTAAATATGGAGAAAAAATTCTGAGAAAAGTCGCTAAGCTCAATTTTACAAATACAAAACGTGTCAATGCTATGATGAAAGGAAAGTAG
- a CDS encoding CvpA family protein gives MNMQLNVSAQTIDLVVGVYLLINLVIGYQRGLFARLYDLLSTILVFVIAVNIATPLAHNIHFYSSGSDLIAGLVEPTVNYLMALVSSIIVLYILKLLLGHILKPFFKHLKESSHFTSFAGGLLGMAFSLVKSLLICYVALAMVLPTLYTNGQEKVAQTSYAHMIVDLLPSYSGDLSLLTDAQALDGHVKVSDTQMLGALMRVSLTGYSWHIISESQMLELMNNQFGEDIIKYGVTLNAKQKDMVVDLLNKSSIDILKRSTILSKIKVSE, from the coding sequence ATGAACATGCAATTAAATGTCTCTGCGCAGACGATTGATCTCGTCGTTGGCGTTTATCTTCTTATCAATTTAGTGATCGGTTATCAGCGAGGCTTGTTTGCAAGATTATATGATCTTTTGTCGACAATCCTCGTTTTTGTCATTGCCGTCAATATCGCTACGCCGCTTGCTCATAATATTCATTTTTATTCGAGCGGCAGTGATTTGATTGCCGGCTTAGTAGAACCAACAGTGAATTATCTGATGGCCTTAGTGTCCTCCATTATTGTCCTTTATATCCTTAAATTGCTTTTAGGACATATTCTCAAACCGTTTTTTAAACATCTCAAAGAGTCGAGTCATTTCACTTCTTTTGCCGGCGGTCTTTTAGGCATGGCTTTTTCACTTGTGAAAAGCCTGCTGATCTGTTATGTGGCCCTCGCCATGGTGCTTCCCACCTTGTATACCAATGGTCAGGAAAAGGTTGCTCAAACCAGCTATGCACATATGATCGTTGATCTTTTGCCGTCTTACTCTGGCGATCTATCCTTGCTGACAGATGCCCAGGCTTTAGATGGGCATGTCAAAGTAAGTGATACGCAGATGTTAGGGGCGTTGATGCGCGTTAGCTTAACCGGCTATAGCTGGCATATTATCAGTGAAAGTCAGATGTTAGAGCTTATGAATAATCAATTTGGTGAGGATATTATAAAATATGGTGTCACCTTAAATGCTAAACAGAAAGACATGGTGGTAGACTTATTGAATAAGTCATCGATTGATATTTTAAAGAGAAGTACAATTTTATCGAAAATAAAAGTGAGTGAATAG